CGACGCCGGCACCGACGGTTCTGCCGCCCTCACGGATAGCGAACCTCAGTTCCTTCTCCATTGCGATAGGGGCGATCAGCTCGACCGTTAACGACACATTGTCT
This window of the Nitrospirota bacterium genome carries:
- a CDS encoding elongation factor Tu; the protein is DNVSLTVELIAPIAMEKELRFAIREGGRTVGAGVVTDIIQ